CTTCGGGTCGAAGATCGAGCCGTCATACGCGGGCAATGTGAGCAGCGGGTGGTCCACTCCGCCGTGGACGGCGTGGAAGAGGGCGATCAGCCGGTGCCAGGCGGCGGTGGTGTGGTCCAGGGAGTCCTCGCCGTCCGCGCGGCGGCGTTTGTCCAGCGTCTCGTACAGCCGGCCGGCCGAGTACGCCTCCGCGTAAAGCTCGTTGTCAGCGGGCAGCAGGCCCCGTTCCTCGGCGAAGAGGAGGAAGACGACGCGCATCATGACCGCAACGGCGCCCCGGTAGACCTCGCTCGCCGGTACGCCTGACAATCCCTTGCCGCCGCGTTTGACCATCCGGGCCTCGGCGCGGCCGATAGAGTCCACCAGGAGTTCGACGGCTTGACGGACCTGGATGCCGAGCGCCTCGGTGACGTCTTCCTGACCGTCCAGGCTCTCGCGCAGCAGCGCAGGGAGCAGTTCGTCCACCGGGCGTCCGAAGAACCGGCCGCGGCGGAGGAGGGACACCCAGGCGCGGACCGCCACCAGGTCGGCCGCCTCGTTCCAGGCGATGGTGTCGAAGGTGGCGCTCGTCGTGACGCCGCCGGGCGGTGCCCAGACCAGGGACCACCAACGGCCGTCGGTGACCAGGCCCAGCTCGACGCCATGGTGGCGCAGGACGTGGGCGAGCCGGTCGACTCCGCTCGCCGCCCAGGAGTCGTCCCTGATACGGCGGGTCGGCACGGTGTCGGGCGGGAGGACCAGGCCGAGGATCGGTACGTGCTGGGCGGTGCCAGCAGTATCCGGTTCGGCGGTGGGGTCGGTTCCGGGACGGACGAGGGCGAAGTCGGGGCGGACGGTGGTGTCGGACCCGGGCGGGCTGACGGCGAACCGGTCCAGCAGCGTGTCGTCCTCGGCCAGGCTTTCGCCGTTGTCGCCGAACTGTCCGGCGCCCTCCCGCAGATGCAGGGCGTCGTCCCATTCCAGCAGGGTGCGCAGCTGGAAGCCGATCCAGCCGAGGCGGCCGGCGCCCTTGCGGTCGTCCTGCCAGATGCCGTGGTGGAGGCGGATGTCGGCGCGGCGCCCGCTGGGCACGCCTTCCAGCTGTGGCCAGCTGCGCAGCAGGACCGGCAAGGTGAGGAACGGGCCGGACACCTCGACGAGGTTCAGCCAGTCCAGATGCTGCTGCTTGCCGTCGGACGCCTTCGCGGCACGGATTGCGGCGGCGGAGGGACGGCGGCTTCCGGAGCGCGGCGCGGAGCTCATCAGTATGCCTCCTTGGCGGGGATGACGAAGACGACGGCGACAGGGAAGAGATGGTCCTGCGGCTCGCGGTAGCGGGCGGCGATCGCGGCGAGTTCGCGCTGGCGTTCGTCCTCCACACCGTCGAGCCGGGCCCGCCAACGTTTGCGGTCGTCGGCGAGCTGGCGGCGTTCGTCGGGATCCTTCAGCTCGTCCAGGCCGAAGAGCGTGTCCATCCCGCCCGTCGGGGAGGCCGCCGTGGCGGAGGAGGTCTCCCCGAGCCGGTTCCGCAGAGTGCGCTGGAGACGGTTGAGGGTGGCGTTGATGCGCTGCTCCTCATCGGCCTGGCGCTCGGCCAGCCGGTCCATCAGGGACACCTTGCGTTCCTTGCCGCGCGCGTCGACAGACTGGGTGAGGCCCTCGTACGTCTTCGGCCAGCTCTGCTGGAGCCGGTGGAGCAGGCGCTCCTTGGCGGGACGGCCCTCGGTGAGCGCTCGGTCCAGGATCGAGGCGACCGCCTCTACTCCGCGCAGCCGACGCTGCCAGCCGTTGTCGCCGAGCCAGCCACCCGCGTGCAGGATCTCCTCATGGAGGCGCTGCCCGTCCGTGCCGACCAGCACGAAGCGGGCGTACGCGCCGACGAACGTGGTCTCCAGGGCGGGGTCGTCGCTGACGACGGCCGTGATCCGGCGCAGGTCGACGTTGTCCGCGTTCCAGACGGCCGCGCGCAGCAGCCGCGTCGACATGGCTACCAGCGGATGGTTCAGATGGGCCAGCACGATGTCGGGGCGCCCCGAAGCTGCCCGCGCATCGAAGGTGACCGGGCGAAGGACGTCGGGGCGAAGCTTGTCGGGCAGGCCGCGGGTGGCGCGCTCCCACGAGCCGGTCAGCGGGGGCACGGTGTACAGGCCCTGCCGGAAGTCGTCCTCGGACGGCGCGTTCTCGTCGAGGCACGGTACGAGCGGCTGCTGGCGGGCCAGGTTCAGCGCGGTGTTCACCACGCGGGCGACCCGGTCCGGGGTGATGCCGAGCTCCACGGTCGTCTGCTTCAGCTGGGCGCTGAGCCGCCGCACCTGGTCGGTGACGTTCTGTTCGGCGTCCACCTTGCCGCCCGTGGGGCGCCCCTTGATCTTCTTCGCGCGGGCGTGCTCGATGTCGAAGTCGCTGAGCTGGCCCGTCATCCGCAGCTGGACCTTCTCCGCGAGTACGGCGTTGACCTCGCCGAGGTCCTCCTCCATCTGCGCGACTTTCCTCGCGATACGGGCGAGGAACTCCAGGTCGGCCTCGTACACGTCCGTCCTGGCTTTGTCCCAGGCGGCGCCGACGAAGTGCATGATCTGCGGGTTGTGGCGCTGGCCGTAGCGGTCGATGCGGCCGATGCGCTGTTCGAGCTTGTTGGGGTTGAACGGGATGTCGTAGTTGATCAGGTGTCGGCAATGATCTTGGAGGTCAATTCCTTCGCTGGCGGCGTCAGTCGCGATGAGGATGCGGACCGTGCCCTCGGGGCTGGTGGGCTGTTCCTGGAAGGCGAGCCGGATCTGCTCGCGCTCTTCGGCATTCTTCCCGCCGTGGAGGGTGAGGACGCGGCCCTCCTGGGCCAGCCCCTCCTGCTGGAGCAGGTTTAGCAGCCAGTCCTGGGTGTCGCGGTACTCGGTGAACACGACGACCCGCTCGTTTCCCCAGGTCCCGCCGGTGAGGCAGATGGCCTTGAGGGTCTTGACGAGCTCCTTGGCCTTGGCGTCAGGGGACGCCTGGTGGGCCTGGCCCCAGCGGGCCATCCGCTCCAGCAGCTCGGCCTCTTCCTCGGAAGATCCCGGGGTGACCGTGGCTGCGCGGGTGATCGCGTCGTGCTCGGCCTCGGCCAGCTCCTCGTCGTCGAGCTCGGCGGCGTAGTCCTCGTACTGCGTGATCCACAGCGGGGTCTCGACCGGGGCCGGAACCTCCTTTTTTCCGCCTGACTTCGCCTTGGCGCGTACCGATTCGAGGTGGACGCCGACGGTGTGCGCGAAGGCGGCGGGAGAGGAGAACAGCCGCTTCTTCAGCAGCAGGGTGACCAGGTCGACGGCCTTCCGGCCGCCGCGCCGGTCGGGCGTGACCCGCTTCCTGCGCAGTTCTGCGTAGCGGGTGAGGAGGGCGTGGATCTCGCGCTCGGTGTCGGGGTACTCGACAGGCAGCGCCTTCGACTCGCGGACGTGGAAGCGGGGGTTGCCCTCCTCGTCGGTCACGGAGGTCTTCAGACGTCGTACGACGGTGTCGTCGAGGGCGGCCTTGTCCGGCTCGCCGCCGCGGAAGAAGCGCTGGTTGTCGATGAGTTCCAGCAGGGCGGTGTACGACTCCTGGTAGCCGTTGTGCGGGGTGGCGGAGAGGAAGAGCCGGTGCTCGAAGTGGGGGGCGAGACGCCGGATCAGCTTGGTCTGCTGGGAGTCGACGGCGTAGATCTGCTTGGGCGCGCTCGGGGCGACATGGTGTGCCTCGTCCAGGATCAGCAGATCGAAGGTACGGCGCCCGGGGCGGCCCGGCAGCTCCGTCGCCCCTCCCGGGGGTAGCACCTCGTCGACAAGCCGCTGCGCCTTGGGCGTGCGCAACCAGGGGAGGCTGACGATGGTCAAGGGGAACACTCGGAACGGGTTGGCGGCGCTGCTGTGCGTGCGGCGCAGTTCGGCGCAGCAGGCAGAGTCGACCACGGTGAAGTCGAGGCCGAACTTGTCGGCCATCTCGTCGCGCCACTTGAGGGTGAGCCCCGCTGGGCAGACAACCATGACGCGATGGGCCCGGCCGCGCAGCCGCAGCTCCTCGGCGACCAGTCCGGCCTCCACGGTCTTGCCGAGACCGACATCGTCGGCGAGCAGCAGATTGACGCGGGGGGCGCCGACGGCGCGAGCGACCGGTTCCAGCTGGTACGGCTCGATGGCCACCCCTGACCGGAAGGGGGCCTGGAGCGTCTTCACGTCAGCGGAAGCGACGGCGGACCAGCGGACGGCGTCGAGGAAGGCCGCGAGCTGCTCCGGCGGGTCGAACGCTCCGGTGGAGGCGTCCGGAAGGGAGCCGGCGGGGAGGACGCGGCGTCCCGGCTCGACCTCCCATATCACGGAGAGGGTGTCGCCGTAGCGGCCATCGGCAACGGACTGTAGATGCACCACGGTGGCATCGCCGGCCGGGGCGGCTTCGACTCCGGACACCACCCAGTTCTGGCCGCGTACCTGGACGAGAGCATTCTCCTTCGGCGGCGCGACGATTGCGGAGGCTTCGGAAGTACGGGTGGTTCCGGGCATGCGGACATCCTCCACTATCACTACCGGCGAGACGGCGGTGCCTACCGGAGTGCCTCATATTGACGAGCGATTCGTTCGTTGACCTAGATCACATACTTTCTCTCCTGGTTGTGGACGGGGCGTCGGCGGGTCACTGCGGGAGGCGGAGCGCGCGGGTCAGTCTGCCCAGGCGGCTGACCAGACGCTCCACCTCGGCGTGGGCCTGATGGTCGGGAGGCAGCGCGGTCCGTTGGTCGTCGGCGAGGTGGCGCAGAGCCTCCAGGGCTTCACCAGCCGAGCCTGAGCCCGCCAGGAGGGTGGCGATGTCCCGGCGGGTCTCCAACACCTCCGGATCCAGCGGGGGAAGCACCTCCTTCTGGAGATCGAGTGCCTCGCGAAGCTCCAGGAGGGCGGCGGAGTTGTGCCCGAGCCGGCCAAGGCAGCGGGCCGCCATCACCCGGCAAGCCGCGAGGTCCGCGTCCGGCGCGGAACGGGTCGACACGAGGGTTTCCGCGAGCTCCAGGCAGCCCTCGCGTGCCGCTTGCAGTTCCTGCCCTTCGAACTGCAACCGGAGGATGGCCAGTCGGCGGGAGACGACCTCCGGATGGGAGGAGTCGAAACGGGGCAGCACCTCGTTGAGATCCCTGCCCAGCAGCTCCAGTGCCTGTGACAACCGTCCCTCTGCCGCAAGGCGTTGCGCGCGCTCGCGTAGGTCCGCCGATTCCGCGGGTGACCCGGCCCCGGAGGTGGACGGCGGTTGCGCTGGCCGAACGGAAGGTTGTGCAGTTGCGAGCGGGGCCGGGGCGTGCTCCGGAACGGATGCGTGCGCTTTGTCCGAAGGAGGATCGTTCGGAAGGTCGCTGCCATCGTGCGGCGGGCGCGCGGTGGCCTTGCCGGGCCTCGGCGTTCCGGCGCGGGCGGCCTTCGGCACCGCCTGCTCGGCCCAGGGCGCGAGGGCCTCCCGGACTTCGGCTGCGTCCGCCGGCCGGTCCTCCGGGCGCTTCGCAAGTAAGCGGGAGACCAGGTCGCACAGTTCGGCTGGTGCGTCGTCACGCAGCCGTTCCAGTGGTACTGGAGTATCGGCGATGTGCTGGACCACCAGGGCCAGCGGCTCGTCGGCCGTGAACGGCGGTCGTCCGCCCAGTATCTCGTACAGCACGCACCCCAGTGCGTACAGATCACTGAGGGGAGTGGCCGCCTGCCCCTTGCCTTGCTCTGGAGAGATGAAGCCCGGAGTTCCGGCCACCATGCCCGCGTCGGTCAACCGTGGCCTGTCCGGTGGTTGCAGGGCGGTGGCGATACCGAAGTCGAGGACGCGTACCGTGCCGTCTGTCGTGAGCATCACGTTGCGGGGCGTCAGATCCCGGTGGACGAAGCCGCGTCCGTGAGCCTGGACCAGCACGGAGCACACCTGGGCGCCCACCGCGGCGGCCCACTCCACGGGAAAGGGTCCGCGCTGGGCCACCAACCGGTCCAGCGTGTGTCCGTACACGCGCTGCATGACCAGATAGAGCCGACTCGCTCGATGGGTGCCTGCATCATGGATGACCGGTACGTACGGATGCTCCAGCTTGGCCATCAGTCGTGCTTCTCTGGTGAAGCGGACGACGGCGGGGTCCTGCGGATCGAGCCTGCGCGGCATCCTGGAGACAGCCGTCCGTGGCGTCAGCAGTTTCACCGCCACAGACCGGTCCAGCCGCTGATCGTACGCCGCCCACACCTCGCCCATGCCACCTCTGCCGAGCAGCTCCGCCAGCTCGTAGCGGCCGTCGATCAGTTCGCCCCTCGTCAGGTGCTGGTCCCTCATCGTCTTCCCCGCGCCCTTTTGTCGCCCCGGGTTGCCGGTGGTCGCGGAGAGGCCGAGCCATACGGGGCCTCCCCAAGGTGTGTACGCACCCGGTCCGCCTCGAACCATCACGGTGGGTGCATGGTCGCTAACGATCCTAGGTCAGCACGAGAGGACCGGGGAGCGGACGGGTAAACCGAGGGTCTCGAAGCTACCGAAATCCTTCACCGGCGCCCCGCTCCACGAGAGTTCCCTGCACTCAGGAGCGGTGTACGACTCACGGTGCTACGCCTCAAGGGGACGGGACAGAGTGCTGGGGACTTTCACAGACGCGCCGCATGTACGGGTTCGGGGCAGGTCGCGGGCTGGCGAGATTGGCCCTTGCGTCGTGTGCCCTGTTGTCCGTGCTCTCTACCGTGCGGCTCCTGACCACGTATCAAATCGGGAACCTCCGGCTGTCCGCTCCAGACGACACCAGTCGTCTGAAGGCCGCTTGCGGTCCAGGTCCGGTCACAAGTCGTCATCCGGCACACGGGCAGCCGGCACACGGGGCGGCCACGCCAGCATGGATTCCACAGTCGTGCACGAGAACACGGTGCAGCGAAGGGTGAAGCCATGGCCAAGCTCACGGAGGAGCAGAAGCGGCAACGAGCCGCCAAGCGTGCTCTGCGCTCGGCCCTCGAAGCCGAAGCGGATGACCGGCGACGCCACGAGCGGGATGAGCAGTGGGAGCGAGAAGGTACACGCCTCAGCTGGGCGGAGTACGTGGCTGGTGAGCCCTGCCGCGGTTGCGGACTGCCCATGACGGATGAGCTGGGGAGCTGGCCACCCCTCCTGAAGTTGTCCGAGGCGGAGAAGCTCGAATACGAGGAAGCCAACCAGAAGTTCCGGGAGCGGCACGTCGACTGCCGGGACGCCCGGTGGACCGTCAGCGGTTCTCGGGTAACCCACTGCTGTTTCTGCTGCCCGCCACCGCCGATGGGACCGAAGCAGGTGGATAAGCTCGCCAAGCTGTTCGCTTCCTGGCCCTCACGGGAGGAACGCAAGAAGGACCTCGATAGTTGGGATCTCACTCTTCGTTGCGACCACGTGGTGCCTTACATTCAGCATCGCGAGAACACCCGCGTCTCCGCCCGCGTCGTCGACTGTCCAGAGTGCGGAGAGCGTCGCGGCGTAGTGAGCAGTGAGCGAGTAGGGCCCGCGTACCGCGATGACGGGACCATCCGTGAGCGGGCGGCAGCTGATCGGGAGCGGCTCGCCCGGGAACTGGCAGCCGTCGAGGCGAAGCTGACCCGTCAGCAGAAGAACGCGGCGGCAACCCAACAACGCATCGCCGAGCTCCAGGAAGAGCTCGGCAGTGAGTCTTGATGAGACGAAGCGCAGGCAGCGATGCCAGGTCATTCCCCGCATCGATTCCGATGGGTTACTGGCCGGGAGCCCTCGTGTATCGAGGTGTCAGGACTCAGCGGTCGAATCGCGCCCCGGCCAGTGCTTCGGCGGGGCGACGGCCGGGTCCGTGATCTGGAGGCGCTTCTGCCGGGTCGGGTCGATCGACGTCAGAGAGACGAGACGCTGGCCGTCAGCTGCTTCGAGTTCGGACAGGGCGTGAGGAAGGGCCGCGCAGACAGTGGCGATCGCCGTGCCCAGGCCCACCAGGCCACCGTGCTTGTTGTTCTGGCGGTACTCGATGCGATGCAGGCCCGACTGTGCGATGGCCGCCACTTCGAGTGGCCGGCTGAGCTGCTTGGTGTCGTTGGTGATGACGACCTCGAAGCCGTCGGTCTTGGCCTTGGCGTACAGCTCGATGTCCTTCGTGCCCGTCCAGCCCTTGAGCTCGTGGACGTGGACGACTTCATGCGCCTTCAGCAAGATGCGCACGATCTCGGCCATGGGACGGGGCACGTTCTCGTCAAGCAGCAGTTTCAAGCGACGACCTGCCGGGGCTCGCTGCTGCCATAGCTGTCGACGTACTCACTGAAGTCGGCGGCGTCCCGGGCGGCCTCGGCCGTCACGCCTGGGTAGAACTCACCGATCTGATCCGGCGGGATGCCGTCTCTTACGAGGGCGGCGACATCTGACGCCGGGATCCTGGTGCCTTGGATGACCGGTTCGCCACCTCGGACCGACTCGTCGACCGCGACGTGCTCACGGGGGGTGAGCAGAGCGGGAATGCTGCGGCCGTCCTTATAGAAGGGCGCGAGAACATCCACCATCTGGTGGATGACCACGTTGCCTCCCTTGATCAGGTCTACGGCATGGTCGGGTTCAGCCAGATAGATCGTGTCCGGGCCCGCGACGAGTTTGTACGAGGAGAGGTGCTCCCACTCGCCGAGGTCCTCCCGGAGCGTGTTCAGCGCACGGCGGATCTTCTGCAACGAAGCCTCTTCGCGCAGCTGCACACAGATGCGGAGTGCGACAACGTCGCGGAACGAGTAGAGGATCGGCCTCTCGCTGGAGATCTCGGGCACGAGCACGGCGCCCTTGGGCCCAGAGGCTCGGCGCCAGTGGGACAGCTGGCGCAGCGTCGCGCCGGAAAGAGCCGCGGCGAGTTTGGGTTCGTACGACACCGCGTGCCTCCTTCCGTCTTCCGCCCCCATCGATATCGGCCTGAACGTACCCCATTCTCCTGGAGGCCACTCAGCACAGAAACCGAAGGGCCCATTCAGGGTGAGCCGGGACGCCGGACGCCTACATGCCGCACATGCCGCTCCCGCGGGATTCGCCACAGGCCGGCACACGTCCGTGGCATTTTCGGCCACCCACCGGCGGCGCCCGTATGCGCCGCGTAACCTCACAGGCATGGGGGCATCAGCATCCGGTGCAGGTCAGGACGCCGACGAGGAGGCGCGGCGGCGGCTGAACGCGTACACGTACCTCAGCGCGCCCGAACGGCTGGAGCACGTCGCGATCATGCGGGTCTTCTGCGGAACGCTGCTGGCGGATCTCGCCGTCCCGGACATCATGGCGAAATTGCGCCAGACCGGCGCTTCCGCCGCAGGACTCGACGCCGACACCCTCACGGTCCGACTGGAACAGCTGGTCCAGTGGGGAAACCTGCTCCGCAGCAGCCACACGGTGAACGCGTCCAGCATCAGTGAGTACCAGCGATCCCGCTCGCGCTACCAGCTGTCGAAACTGGGCGAACGTATCCAGCGGGACGCCGACGGAGTCCTGGCCGAGGCCGACGCCGCCCGCGAGGTGAGCAACGAACTGCTGGCACTGGTCGAGCGCGGACTACGGGAGCTGGCCGACCTCGTGACCGCGCCGGGCGGCGTCGAGCCGCAGGACGGACTGGAGCGGATCAGCACGCTGTTCGTGCAGTTCACCGAGTTCGCGGACTCCATACGCGACTTCTATGCCTATCTCGGCCAGGTGCTGTCCCGCTACGACCTGGACAGCGCCGAGTACCAGGGCTTCAAGGAGCTGCTCCTGGACTACGTCGAGGCAATCACGGAGGACGTGGCGTTCCGCGCGCCCCGGATCTCGGCGGCGTTGGACACCCTGTGGACGCACATCCCGGCTCTGCTGGACCGGCTGGACTCTCATGCCCAGGGGCTCACCGGGCTCTCGGCGCAGGCGCAGGGCGAAAGCCGCCCAGACGTCCGGATCCAGCGCAGCCGCGGCCGCGAATTCGCGGACTGGGAGGGCCTGCGCGGCTGGTTCAGCAACACCGACGGCCAAGGCAGCCAGGTCGACCAGCTACGCGATGCCACCCTGCGCGCGTTGCAGTCGCTGCTCGCCAACGCCAAGCGGATGCTGCGGTCAGCCACCGGGGAGATGTCCCGGCGCAAGGATCTGCTGCGGCTGGCCCGCTGGTTCGACGAAGCGGCGCCGCGGGACGCACACGACATCGCCGTCGCCGCATTCGGGCTGTACGGCGCCCGCCATCTGGGCATACCTCCGGCCACCGACGAGGTGGTGCCCGCCTACACGAGCTGGTGGACCGGCCCGGTGGTCGAGGTACCGGTGGCCCTGCGGGAGAGAGGCAGCCGCGCCCAGCGGGGCCGGGCCTCCGCGGTGGAGGACCACTCCGCGCAGAAGCAGCTGCTGAGGGAGGCAGCCCGTCAGCGGGCAGCGGCCAGAGCAGCGGCAGCCGACGAACTGCGCAGCGCGTCCGGCCGGTTCGCCGAGGTACACCTCACGTCAGCGGCGCTCGGCCTGCTCCTGGAGCTGCTGGCCACAGCGCTCGGGAACGCACAGCTCAGCAGGCCCGTCAGCACGGACGGGGAGAGGACGGCGGGGTTCGACCTCGACTCGGCCAGCAGTGAAGACGCCGAACTGCGTATCCGCCTCACCGTGCGCCGGACGGCGGGCACGCGAACGGTGCTGTACTCGGCCGACGGCGACCTGCTGCTGGACGACCTGGAGCTGGACATCGGTCGCACCTCCGCCGCGGTCGACGGCGAAGCGGAGGCGAGCGTGTCATGACCCTCCCCTCGACTCACGACGTAGCCCTGGCAGCCGAGCGCCGCACCGCCGCCCGGCTGCTGCTCGCCCACCCGCTGATCGCGTCGGACGGCCCGCACGCCGACCTCTTCCCGCTGATCCGCAGGCACGCCGACTGGCTGGGCAAACGGTTCCAGCAGGTGCTCGGCTACCGCCTGCTGGTCGACAGCTCCTATGCCAGGCTGTTCAAGGCGGGGCTGGGGGCGGGTTCGGGTCATCGGCTGGAGCGCTCCACCGGCACCCCGTTCACCCCACACACGTACGCCTGCCTCGCGCTGGCCCTGTCCGTGCTGGTGACCGCGCCCGAGCAGATGCTGCTGTCACACCTGGTCGCCGATATCAGGGCTGCAGCGGCCGACGCCGGGATCGAGCTGGAGGAAATGGGCCGAGCGGCCGGGAAGCGGACCCTGGTCGCGGCTCTGCGCCAGCTCGTCGACTGGGGCGTGCTCATCGAGACCGAGGGCCATGTGGCCGCGCTTGCGCAGGAGGCGGGCGGAGAAGCCCTGATCACGATAGATCGGGAGTTGGCACGCGTGGTCGTCGCCGGCCCGCTCTCCCAGGCACGGGACGGCGCCGACCTGGTCCGGCGGGCAGCGGACCCGGGCTTCGGCGGGCCGCGCACCTACGTGCGCCGGACGCTCGTCGAGACGCCCGTCGTTCACCTCGACGAGCTGACGGACGCCGAGCGTGACTGGCTGCGCACCCGGCAGCGCCGGGAGGCCCAGGCTTTCTCCGAACTCCTGGGTCTGGAGATGGAGATCCGTGCCGAGGGCGTGGCGCTGGTGGATCCCGAGGAGGAGCTGACGGATCTGCACCTGCCGGGCACCGGGACCGTCGCACAGGCCGCGCTGCTGCTGGCGGAACGGCTCGTGGAGCGGCTTCGGCCGCAGGAGCCGGGGCATCCGGCGACCGGCGGGACGCTCGTCATCGGGGTGGCCGTCCCGGACGGCCTGGTGGATGAGGTGCTGGCCGGGCTGATCGCTGAGTACGGGCAGCGCAGCAACTGGCAGCGCGGCTACCTGGAGGACCTTCCCTCCCTGCGAGAGGCCGTATTGGACCTCCTGGTCCGCATGCGGCTGATGGCCCGCGCGGGCCGGCTGCGCGCCGAGGGCGAAGGACTGCCGGAGGGGTACGTCGAAGAGGCGCCGGAAGGACGCACGGTGACCGATGTCCATGGCGCACGGCCCGGCGGCGACGGCTGGGTGCTGCTGGCCGCAGCGGCCCGCTACGCCACCCACGTCACGGTGCGCCCGGCCACCGCAGCAGGCAAAGGCACTGACGTTCAAGAGGAGTTGCCGCTATGACCACCGACGCGCGTGGCCTCGTTCCGCTGCCGCGTTCCGGCGCTGCGACACCCGCCGGCCCTGCGACGACCGCCGGCACCCGCTTCCGGCTGCACCGGGCGGGCATCCAGAACGTCTGGCAGTACGACGAGCAGGAGTTCTCCTTCGGCGACGGACGGCTGCTGCTGCGCGGCAAGAACGGCGCGGGCAAGTCCAAGGCCCTGGAGATGCTGCTCCCGTATCTTCTGGACGGCGACTCCCGGGCACTGGACTCGACAGGCACCGGCCGCACCACGCTTGCCTGGCTGATGCTGGACGGATTCGAGCAGACCAACCGTCTCGGGTATCTGTGGGTGGAGTTCCGGGGCACGGCCGACGACGGCGGTCACCGCCACCTGACGCTCGGTGCCGCCATCCGCGCCTCGAAGTCGACGCAGAAGGCGCTGCCGACGTTCTTCGTCACCCCGCTGCGGATCGGCGAGGATCTGCACCTGGTCGAGGGCGGAAAGCCGCTACCGGTCGACCGGCTCAAGGAGATCGTCGGCTCCGACAACACGACCGACCGTGCGGTCCAGCACCGTGCGCGTGTGGCCCGGGAACTGTTCGGCATCACCGACGCGACGCGCTATCGCAACCTCACCCAGCTCCTTCACCGGCTGCGGCGCCCGACGGTCGGTGACCGTATCGAACACGGGGGCTTGGTCTCCCTGCTGAGCGAGACCCTGCCGGGGCTCGACGAGGACGTGGTCGAGAAGGTGGCCCGCAACCTCCACGACCTCGACGCCGTACGCGACGAACTCGGCCGCCTGGAACGCACCGACGCGGCCTTGCGCACGTTCCTCACCAGTTACCGCGGCTACCTGGCCGGGGTCCTGCGCGCCTCCGCCCAGAGAGTGAGCCACGAACTGGGCGTCCTCGCTCAGCGGCGCCGGGCGGCCGGAGACGCCGCACAGCGGACGAGCGACCTGAGGACGCAGGAGGAGGAGTCGGAGGGCCGACTGGAGACCCTGCGCGACGAGGAACAGAACGCCCGGACCGACCTGGCCGCCCTACACGCCAGTCACGCCTACCGCAGCCTGCGCGAACTGTCGGAGCGCCGCGGCACGGTGGAGGCGCTGCACACCGCCGCCGTGGCCGCGTTCACCACCTTGCGCAACGCCCATGACGCGGAGGAGGGCTCGGCGGAGCGGCTGGCCGAAGGTGTCGAACACCTCGGAAGCCGACTGGCCGAGCTGGGAACCGAACATCGGGAGTTGCTGACACAGGCGGAAAAGGCCGGGCTTCCTACCGGCCATCTCGGCGAGGCGGTGGCTCTGCCGCGCACGGTTCTCGCCCAGGCCACCGAGACCGAACTGACGACTCCGGACGGGGAGAC
Above is a window of Streptomyces sp. DT2A-34 DNA encoding:
- a CDS encoding TIGR02677 family protein; translated protein: MGASASGAGQDADEEARRRLNAYTYLSAPERLEHVAIMRVFCGTLLADLAVPDIMAKLRQTGASAAGLDADTLTVRLEQLVQWGNLLRSSHTVNASSISEYQRSRSRYQLSKLGERIQRDADGVLAEADAAREVSNELLALVERGLRELADLVTAPGGVEPQDGLERISTLFVQFTEFADSIRDFYAYLGQVLSRYDLDSAEYQGFKELLLDYVEAITEDVAFRAPRISAALDTLWTHIPALLDRLDSHAQGLTGLSAQAQGESRPDVRIQRSRGREFADWEGLRGWFSNTDGQGSQVDQLRDATLRALQSLLANAKRMLRSATGEMSRRKDLLRLARWFDEAAPRDAHDIAVAAFGLYGARHLGIPPATDEVVPAYTSWWTGPVVEVPVALRERGSRAQRGRASAVEDHSAQKQLLREAARQRAAARAAAADELRSASGRFAEVHLTSAALGLLLELLATALGNAQLSRPVSTDGERTAGFDLDSASSEDAELRIRLTVRRTAGTRTVLYSADGDLLLDDLELDIGRTSAAVDGEAEASVS
- a CDS encoding TIGR02678 family protein, translated to MTLPSTHDVALAAERRTAARLLLAHPLIASDGPHADLFPLIRRHADWLGKRFQQVLGYRLLVDSSYARLFKAGLGAGSGHRLERSTGTPFTPHTYACLALALSVLVTAPEQMLLSHLVADIRAAAADAGIELEEMGRAAGKRTLVAALRQLVDWGVLIETEGHVAALAQEAGGEALITIDRELARVVVAGPLSQARDGADLVRRAADPGFGGPRTYVRRTLVETPVVHLDELTDAERDWLRTRQRREAQAFSELLGLEMEIRAEGVALVDPEEELTDLHLPGTGTVAQAALLLAERLVERLRPQEPGHPATGGTLVIGVAVPDGLVDEVLAGLIAEYGQRSNWQRGYLEDLPSLREAVLDLLVRMRLMARAGRLRAEGEGLPEGYVEEAPEGRTVTDVHGARPGGDGWVLLAAAARYATHVTVRPATAAGKGTDVQEELPL